The genomic segment CGATGGCTCGTGCGGTGACGGCGACGGGCCGCGCCCGTCTGCCAGGCCGCCCGGGCCACCCCTTCGGCCACCACAGGCGCCACGGTCTTGTTGAACACGCTGGGAATGATGTACTCGCGGCTGAGCTCGCTCCGGCCCACGCAGGCGGCCAGGGCGCGGGCTGCCGCGATCTTCATCTCGTCGTTCACCGACCGGGCCCGGGAATCGAGCAGACCCCGGAAGAACCCGGGGAAGCACAGGACGTTGTTGATCTGGTTGGGATAGTCCGAGCGGCCGGTCGCCATCACGCCGACGTGCCGTTCGGCCTCCTCGGGCTGGACTTCGGGCACTGGATTGGCCATGGCGAAGACAACCGGGCGGCGAGCCATCCGCTTGATGTCCCGTACCGAGAGGATGCCCGGCACGCTCAGGCCGATGAAGACGTCGGCCCGGTGCACGGCGTCCGCCAGTGTACCCCGGACCTGACGGGGGTTGGTCACCGAGGCCACCCAGCGCTTCATGAAGTCCATGCCGGCCGCCCGGCTGGGGGAGATGATGCCATGCTCGTCGACGCCGATGATGTCGCGGACGCCGCTCGACAGTAGGATCTTGATGGTGGCGGTGCCGGCGGCGCCGACGCCGGCGACGACCACCCGGATCTTCTGCAGCTCTTTGCGGACGATCTTCAGGGCGTTCAGGAGGGCGGCCAGTACGACCACGGCCGTGCCGTGCTGGTCGTCGTGGAAGACCGGGATGTCCAGGTCCTTGCGTAGCCGGTCCTCCACCTCGAAGCAGCGGGGCGCGGAGATATCCTCCAGGTTGATCCCCCCGAAGCCGGGCGAGATGAGCTTGACCGTCTCTACGATCCTGTCGACGTCCTTCGTGGCCAGGCAGATCGGGAAGGCGTCGACGTCGGCGAACTCCTTGAAGAGCATGGCCTTGCCCTCCATGACCGGCATGGCCGCTTCCGGTCCGATGTCGCCCAGGCCCAGGACGGCGGTGCCGTCGGTTACGACGGCCACGCTGTTCTGCTTGATGGTCAGGGCGAAGGCCCGCTCACGATCGTCCTGGATGGCCAGGCACACCCGGGCCACGCCCGGGGTGTAAGCCATGGAAAGATCGTCCCGAGTCCGGACCGGCACCTTGTTGCGGATCTCGATCTTGCCTCCCAGGTGCATGAGGAAGGTGCGATCCGAAATGTTGACGATGCGGACCCCCGCGACATGCTTGAGACGGCTGACCACCTGCTGGCCGTGGTGGCTGTCTCTGGCCTTGATGGTGATGTCGCGGACCACGCGGTCGCGCTGCGACTCGACGAGGTCCACCGCGCCGATGTCACCGCCTGCCCCGCCGATGGCCGAGGCCACCCTCCCCAGCATGCCGGGGCGGTTCTTGATCTCCAGGCGCACGGTGAGGCTGTAGCTGGCGCTGGGCGCGACGGCCATCAGCGACCCCCGGTCCGGGGGGAGGCTACGGTTGCGAGCAGGTGGTTGATTTTGCAGGGAACTACCGAGGGGGTCATTACGGTTCTAGTTCTTGCTCCTGCGGTGAGGGTGCTCGTGTCGCCGTCGTCGGACCTTCCGGGAACCCATCATAGCAGAGCAAGACGGCGCTGAATATGTGAAGGCGCTTACCCAGTCTTACAACGGGAGCGTCGGAGGCAGGCACCGGAATATCAGGACTTGCCGAGCCCGCTTTTGTGCTGGCTCGGTTCTTGAAGTTTCGCAGTGAAACGAACCGTGTCCCGGCTGCATCTAACGTGAGGAAGATCCGGTGACATGATGACATTCAGAGAACGCGACCCCGAAAGTCCTCTCGGCACGGCCACCGCAGCCCCGACGGCGCTGAGCGCTGAAGACGAGGCGGCCGAAGCCCACACCCAGCAGCTGGACGAGGACAGCGAAGAGATCTCGCCGCGGCTGAACGCCGTGCTGGCGCCCTCGCCCGCGCGCGCCGAGGATCCCGTCCGTCTCTACCTCAAGGAGATCGGTAAGGTGCCCCTGCTCACCGCGCGGCAGGAGGTCGAGATCGGCCGGCGGATCGAGGTCGGGCAGGTCGG from the Candidatus Methylomirabilota bacterium genome contains:
- a CDS encoding NAD-dependent malic enzyme, with the protein product MAVAPSASYSLTVRLEIKNRPGMLGRVASAIGGAGGDIGAVDLVESQRDRVVRDITIKARDSHHGQQVVSRLKHVAGVRIVNISDRTFLMHLGGKIEIRNKVPVRTRDDLSMAYTPGVARVCLAIQDDRERAFALTIKQNSVAVVTDGTAVLGLGDIGPEAAMPVMEGKAMLFKEFADVDAFPICLATKDVDRIVETVKLISPGFGGINLEDISAPRCFEVEDRLRKDLDIPVFHDDQHGTAVVVLAALLNALKIVRKELQKIRVVVAGVGAAGTATIKILLSSGVRDIIGVDEHGIISPSRAAGMDFMKRWVASVTNPRQVRGTLADAVHRADVFIGLSVPGILSVRDIKRMARRPVVFAMANPVPEVQPEEAERHVGVMATGRSDYPNQINNVLCFPGFFRGLLDSRARSVNDEMKIAAARALAACVGRSELSREYIIPSVFNKTVAPVVAEGVARAAWQTGAARRRHRTSHRGG